The Stygiolobus azoricus genome window below encodes:
- a CDS encoding transketolase — protein MEKGGSDGTPISLEELNKLKSIAERARRNVIRMLFYDQTIHVGSSLSSIEILTTLFFRYLREGKDPINRDWLILSKGHAAPALYAVLAEKGYISEDELWKIQDISGLLQGHPEIFIPGVDMATGSLGQGLSFGIGVAQGIKMKGGTGRVFVIMGDGEQDEGEIWEAMTHAVTRKLDNLVAFIEMNGFQLDDSTSNVKPKDFLPDVWKAVGWKTLSCDGHDFVSIINTIDEALKVKAPVVIFAKTMRGKGFPVIENSKRQRSSPDDARKFLLNA, from the coding sequence ATGGAAAAAGGTGGAAGTGATGGAACTCCAATATCATTAGAGGAATTAAATAAGCTCAAGTCAATAGCAGAAAGAGCTAGAAGGAATGTAATAAGGATGCTATTTTACGACCAGACAATCCATGTGGGTTCTTCACTAAGTAGTATAGAAATATTAACAACATTGTTCTTCAGGTATCTAAGGGAAGGTAAAGACCCGATTAACCGGGACTGGTTAATATTAAGTAAAGGACATGCCGCTCCCGCATTATATGCAGTATTAGCTGAGAAGGGTTACATAAGCGAAGATGAGCTATGGAAAATTCAAGATATCTCAGGACTACTTCAAGGACACCCAGAAATCTTCATACCGGGTGTGGACATGGCTACCGGTAGCTTAGGTCAGGGCTTAAGCTTCGGAATAGGAGTTGCCCAAGGAATTAAGATGAAGGGAGGTACTGGGAGAGTTTTCGTAATAATGGGCGATGGCGAGCAAGACGAGGGTGAAATATGGGAAGCCATGACACATGCCGTCACGAGAAAGTTAGACAACTTAGTTGCCTTCATAGAGATGAACGGGTTCCAGCTGGACGATTCGACGAGTAATGTAAAGCCTAAGGACTTCTTACCCGATGTCTGGAAAGCTGTCGGTTGGAAGACATTAAGCTGTGACGGACATGACTTCGTAAGTATAATAAACACAATAGATGAGGCACTCAAAGTAAAAGCACCAGTGGTTATATTTGCAAAGACAATGAGGGGAAAAGGTTTCCCAGTCATCGAAAACTCTAAGAGACAGAGGTCGAGTCCAGATGATGCAAGGAAGTTCCTACTCAATGCGTGA
- a CDS encoding transketolase family protein, which produces MMQGSSYSMRDTFGKLLAELGEKNKDIVVITADVGDSTRAMYFREKFPDRYFNVGISEQDMINFAAGLSAVGFKPLIVNFSMFVMRAWEQIRNSVARMNLDVKILVTHAGYSDSGDGSSHQSLEDIALMRVLPNMKVIVPADPDDIKRSLPVVIQELRGPLYYRMGREYSPSITTGVDYDFKLGKAYVLRDGDDVAIMGAGVVLWDALKAAEELEKIGISAAVINLFSIKPIDEDTIEYYARKTGRVVTIEEHSIYGGIGSAVAEVLAKRYPTKMRFIGATTFGRSARSQRDLLDYYGINYKSVISAALELVK; this is translated from the coding sequence ATGATGCAAGGAAGTTCCTACTCAATGCGTGATACTTTTGGTAAGTTATTAGCGGAGTTAGGAGAGAAGAACAAGGATATAGTAGTAATTACTGCTGATGTAGGGGACTCTACAAGGGCAATGTACTTCAGGGAAAAATTCCCTGATAGATATTTCAACGTAGGTATTTCAGAGCAAGACATGATTAACTTTGCTGCGGGTCTATCTGCAGTAGGATTTAAACCGTTAATAGTAAACTTTTCCATGTTCGTAATGAGGGCATGGGAGCAAATTAGGAACTCAGTAGCCAGAATGAACTTAGACGTAAAGATACTTGTAACTCATGCGGGCTATAGCGACAGCGGTGATGGATCAAGCCACCAGAGTTTAGAGGACATAGCATTGATGAGAGTTCTACCGAACATGAAGGTTATAGTGCCTGCTGATCCGGATGATATAAAGAGAAGTTTGCCCGTAGTAATTCAGGAACTGAGGGGGCCGCTTTACTACCGTATGGGCAGAGAATACTCGCCATCAATAACGACGGGAGTAGATTACGACTTCAAACTCGGTAAAGCATACGTGCTTAGAGACGGAGATGATGTAGCTATAATGGGTGCCGGAGTCGTACTATGGGACGCATTAAAAGCTGCAGAAGAATTAGAAAAGATAGGTATAAGCGCTGCTGTAATCAACTTATTCTCTATAAAGCCGATAGACGAAGATACGATAGAATATTATGCAAGAAAAACTGGAAGAGTGGTAACAATAGAGGAACATAGCATATATGGTGGTATAGGTTCTGCTGTAGCTGAAGTGTTAGCAAAAAGATATCCGACTAAGATGAGGTTTATAGGAGCCACCACTTTTGGCAGGAGTGCGAGAAGTCAAAGGGATCTCCTAGATTACTACGGAATCAATTACAAATCCGTCATAAGCGCTGCGCTGGAGCTAGTGAAATGA
- a CDS encoding chorismate mutase: MSTELEKLRKEIEDIDNQILELLHRRLKVSAKIGEIKRRTGKEVTDAKREEYVKTYWLEKARYLGIPESMVNLILPILFSYSKLYQISPGKKKKVVIVGYGGMSRSLTSLLTLAGHNVVITGRNPKKAESLSRQFNAVFMEPEQALNWGEYIILALSPSAVDYISSLLSKVPQGKVVMDIFSSKVGTFKQLEEMSVKNRFKFVSTHPLFGPILYPVGERIAIIPSSTSGDITEIVEFWRDVGLQPVVTTVEEHEKAMAIVQVLTHFFILGLNKAIPSLQKELEISDNHLKELQTTNFREVSKIISRVNELYQVVIEIQKSNPYAYKAREIGIMKLKQVKDELGE; this comes from the coding sequence ATGAGCACAGAGCTGGAAAAGCTGAGAAAGGAGATAGAGGATATTGACAATCAGATATTAGAGTTATTACACAGAAGGCTTAAGGTCTCTGCGAAGATAGGAGAAATTAAGAGGAGGACAGGGAAAGAAGTTACAGACGCAAAAAGAGAGGAATACGTTAAGACTTATTGGCTCGAAAAGGCAAGGTATTTGGGAATACCAGAGTCAATGGTGAATCTTATTTTACCTATTTTATTCTCTTATTCTAAACTTTATCAAATTTCCCCCGGGAAAAAGAAGAAAGTCGTGATAGTCGGATACGGGGGAATGTCACGTTCACTCACTTCACTTCTCACCCTCGCCGGTCACAACGTTGTTATAACGGGAAGGAATCCAAAAAAAGCTGAATCGTTGTCAAGACAGTTTAACGCTGTATTCATGGAACCAGAACAAGCACTTAATTGGGGGGAATATATAATTCTAGCCCTCTCTCCTTCCGCAGTAGATTACATTTCATCCCTCCTTAGTAAAGTACCTCAAGGAAAGGTCGTCATGGATATATTTTCCTCTAAAGTGGGTACTTTTAAACAACTCGAGGAAATGTCCGTAAAGAACAGGTTTAAGTTCGTGTCAACCCACCCGCTATTCGGACCCATATTATATCCTGTTGGTGAGAGAATTGCAATTATACCCTCATCTACTTCAGGAGATATAACTGAAATAGTAGAATTCTGGAGGGACGTAGGACTTCAACCCGTAGTCACTACAGTTGAAGAACACGAGAAGGCTATGGCTATAGTTCAAGTCCTCACTCACTTTTTTATTTTGGGCTTAAATAAGGCAATTCCGAGCCTTCAAAAGGAGCTTGAGATAAGTGATAACCATCTGAAAGAATTACAAACAACTAATTTTAGGGAAGTATCAAAGATAATCTCCAGAGTGAACGAGTTATACCAAGTGGTTATAGAAATACAAAAGAGTAACCCTTATGCTTATAAGGCTAGAGAAATAGGGATTATGAAGTTAAAACAAGTTAAAGACGAGCTAGGTGAGTAG
- the aroF gene encoding 3-deoxy-7-phosphoheptulonate synthase, which produces MLFILKHGVDYSTLNEKLKESSASYKFLDLYGKKIVIAWPDAYVENITDPSIEIAVKPKRPFQLASNEWKKEPTEVDVKGVKIGGDKVVVAAGPCAVEDEEQVLTVAKAVKRAGASLLRGGAFKPRTSPYSFQGLGEKGLQILRKVGDEVGLPVVSEIMDTRQIDMFKKYVDMLQIGARNAQNFDLLKVAGQSGLPVLLKRGMGNTVEEWILTSEYILSEGNGNVVLCERGIRTFEKATRFTIDIGGMVAAKLQTHLPICADPSHPAGKRELVHSLALASVAAGADMLLIEVHPHPEKALSDSEQQLTPESFEVLMNRIKALTNALGRTA; this is translated from the coding sequence TTGTTATTTATCCTAAAACACGGGGTAGATTATTCTACACTAAATGAGAAGTTAAAGGAATCCTCAGCTTCTTATAAATTCCTTGATCTGTATGGAAAAAAAATAGTAATAGCGTGGCCAGACGCATATGTTGAAAACATCACAGATCCGTCTATAGAAATAGCCGTAAAGCCGAAAAGACCTTTCCAATTAGCCAGTAACGAATGGAAAAAAGAACCTACGGAAGTTGACGTCAAGGGAGTAAAGATAGGAGGGGATAAGGTTGTAGTAGCTGCAGGTCCTTGTGCTGTAGAAGATGAAGAGCAAGTATTAACCGTGGCAAAAGCTGTCAAGAGAGCTGGAGCATCATTACTTAGAGGAGGAGCATTTAAACCGAGGACTAGCCCTTACTCCTTTCAAGGTCTCGGTGAAAAGGGTCTTCAGATATTAAGAAAAGTAGGAGACGAGGTAGGTTTACCCGTAGTATCTGAAATAATGGACACCAGACAAATAGATATGTTCAAGAAATACGTAGACATGCTCCAAATCGGGGCAAGAAACGCCCAAAACTTTGACTTGCTAAAGGTAGCTGGACAATCTGGGTTGCCAGTTCTTCTTAAGAGAGGGATGGGTAACACAGTCGAAGAGTGGATATTGACTTCAGAATACATACTTTCGGAAGGAAACGGGAACGTTGTTCTTTGTGAGAGGGGGATCAGAACTTTTGAAAAAGCCACAAGATTTACTATTGATATAGGTGGAATGGTAGCAGCTAAATTACAGACCCACCTACCTATATGTGCTGACCCCAGCCATCCGGCTGGGAAGAGAGAACTGGTTCACTCCCTCGCATTAGCTTCAGTTGCAGCTGGTGCAGACATGTTATTAATAGAAGTCCATCCTCATCCCGAGAAAGCTTTAAGTGACTCAGAGCAACAGTTAACCCCTGAGTCCTTTGAGGTCTTAATGAATAGAATTAAGGCGTTAACTAACGCTCTAGGTAGAACTGCATGA
- the aroB gene encoding 3-dehydroquinate synthase, producing the protein MIKISEDFCNTTTHVIIGKGSVSSLSEIIGDKKVALYYSRKLNVDKVKENLKNYYEFPMDDGEEVKDILYSLKLIRELFEKGFDRGDYVIAVGGGTVTDVVGFIASIYMRGLNLINIPTTLLGMVDAAIGGKTGVNFENVKNVLGTFYQPSFIISDIEFLETLPLEEIKKGMAEVIKYGLVLDKELYDYLAMHKDEIYSKEPEALETVVYKSALNKLAVVKEDERETKGIRIVLNFGHTIGHAIEAGSNFRIPHGYAISVGMVCEAKIAEEMGYAEEGVVEDTTWMLTHYELPITIDSLKENIDLRKAIEALTKDKKVRGGKVLMPFPTRIGNWKKVEVPLETLKGFAEQCLK; encoded by the coding sequence ATGATTAAAATAAGTGAAGATTTTTGCAACACGACTACCCATGTCATAATCGGTAAGGGTTCAGTCTCATCTCTTTCCGAAATAATAGGAGACAAGAAAGTTGCGTTGTATTACTCGAGAAAACTGAACGTTGACAAGGTCAAAGAAAATTTGAAGAATTATTATGAATTCCCCATGGATGACGGTGAAGAAGTCAAGGATATATTATACTCGTTAAAATTGATAAGAGAATTATTCGAGAAAGGATTCGATAGAGGAGATTATGTAATTGCAGTAGGAGGAGGGACGGTAACAGACGTAGTAGGCTTCATAGCATCGATATACATGAGGGGATTAAACCTAATTAACATACCAACCACGTTGCTGGGAATGGTAGATGCTGCAATAGGAGGTAAAACCGGTGTTAATTTCGAGAACGTTAAGAACGTATTGGGAACGTTCTACCAACCATCCTTTATAATCTCCGACATAGAATTTCTTGAGACACTTCCTCTGGAGGAAATAAAGAAGGGTATGGCTGAAGTAATCAAATACGGCTTGGTGCTAGACAAGGAGCTTTACGATTACTTGGCTATGCATAAGGATGAAATATACTCTAAAGAACCGGAAGCTTTAGAGACTGTGGTATATAAATCAGCATTGAATAAACTAGCAGTAGTAAAGGAGGACGAAAGAGAGACTAAAGGCATTAGGATAGTCCTGAACTTCGGCCATACAATTGGTCACGCTATTGAAGCGGGTTCCAACTTCAGGATCCCTCACGGTTACGCCATATCAGTTGGAATGGTATGTGAGGCGAAAATAGCTGAGGAAATGGGATATGCAGAGGAAGGAGTTGTAGAAGACACTACGTGGATGTTAACCCATTACGAATTACCTATAACAATAGACTCGTTGAAGGAAAATATTGACCTCAGGAAAGCAATTGAAGCTCTGACCAAAGACAAAAAAGTCAGGGGAGGTAAAGTCCTTATGCCTTTCCCGACTAGAATTGGTAACTGGAAAAAGGTAGAAGTACCGTTAGAAACTCTGAAGGGGTTTGCGGAACAATGCTTGAAATAA
- a CDS encoding shikimate dehydrogenase family protein — MLEINYNTKLLGVVGENIPYTLSPAIHNYVFQKLEINAVYLAFDIKKEKFHDTFPGLLNISHGLNITIPYKEDALRYVRPEKEAEMIRAVNTIFERRGYNTDYVALNTLIREKIDVNEIKVCTVFGAGGASRAVIYSLLNAGCEVFVINRSKERAEKLREEVSRNGFSIKIVETCPKSDVVVNTTPDPNFVPDECVEGKLVIDFVYKPVKTSLIVKAEKRGINTINGIEILVEQALEADKIWFGKRLDRNEVMGYLYARQLVR; from the coding sequence ATGCTTGAAATAAATTACAATACTAAACTACTGGGTGTAGTTGGAGAGAATATACCTTACACCTTATCTCCAGCAATACATAATTACGTGTTTCAAAAACTTGAGATAAATGCCGTTTACCTTGCGTTCGATATTAAGAAAGAGAAATTCCATGATACTTTCCCCGGTTTACTTAACATAAGCCACGGATTGAATATAACAATTCCCTACAAGGAGGATGCATTGAGATACGTAAGACCAGAAAAAGAAGCGGAAATGATAAGAGCTGTAAACACAATCTTTGAGAGAAGAGGCTATAATACGGATTATGTAGCCTTAAACACATTAATCAGAGAAAAAATAGATGTAAACGAGATTAAAGTATGTACTGTATTCGGTGCTGGTGGAGCATCAAGGGCAGTTATATACTCCTTACTTAACGCGGGTTGTGAGGTATTCGTGATCAATAGGAGCAAAGAAAGGGCAGAGAAATTGAGGGAAGAGGTATCACGGAATGGATTCAGTATTAAGATTGTGGAGACATGCCCTAAAAGCGACGTAGTAGTAAATACTACTCCAGACCCTAACTTCGTACCTGATGAGTGTGTTGAGGGAAAGTTGGTGATAGATTTCGTATACAAACCTGTAAAGACCTCACTTATTGTTAAAGCTGAAAAAAGAGGAATAAATACAATAAACGGGATCGAAATTCTTGTAGAGCAGGCTTTAGAGGCTGATAAAATTTGGTTCGGCAAAAGGTTAGATAGGAATGAAGTAATGGGGTATTTATATGCCAGGCAGCTCGTTCGGTGA
- the aroC gene encoding chorismate synthase, translated as MPGSSFGEMFRITTFGESHGPEVGVVIDGVPAGLYLSKDDIQFELLFRRPGRQYVTGRREKDEPEIVSGIYNGRTTGAPIAIIVKNSDVISSLYEEIRYKPRPGHADLPYIMKYGYENWDYRGGGRASARETVSRVAAGAVAKKLLMLTDTVIGGHLKSLGPIELNEDVTFEEILCSKYSPVRASKKWLEEKFEELIKQATVEGDSWGGIAEIVVKNPPSGLGEPVFDKLKADLAKAILSIPAVTGFEYGLGFKAGRMRGSEANDEIIVKDGRLRWKNNTSGGILGGLSNGEDIILRCAFKPTSSIRKPQKTVDLRTYEETTISVIGRHDPAVAIRGVSVAEAMVALVLVDHAMRTGYIPTVKLTEEQAKIIEERWRRYVELCKPMQGSQ; from the coding sequence ATGCCAGGCAGCTCGTTCGGTGAAATGTTCAGAATAACTACATTTGGAGAGAGTCACGGTCCTGAAGTAGGAGTGGTTATTGATGGAGTCCCTGCAGGGTTATACTTGAGTAAAGACGACATACAGTTTGAACTCCTCTTCAGGAGACCGGGCAGACAATATGTAACCGGTAGACGTGAGAAGGACGAACCTGAGATCGTAAGTGGAATATATAACGGGAGGACTACGGGGGCACCAATAGCAATAATAGTAAAGAACTCAGACGTTATCTCGTCACTATACGAGGAAATAAGATATAAACCGAGACCGGGACATGCAGATTTACCTTACATTATGAAATACGGTTATGAAAACTGGGATTATAGAGGGGGTGGGAGGGCTAGTGCGAGAGAAACAGTTAGCAGAGTAGCTGCTGGTGCAGTAGCTAAAAAGTTGTTGATGCTTACTGACACGGTAATTGGTGGACACCTAAAGAGTCTGGGACCTATAGAGCTAAACGAAGATGTTACCTTTGAGGAGATTCTTTGCTCAAAGTATAGCCCCGTCAGGGCTAGTAAAAAGTGGTTGGAGGAAAAATTCGAAGAACTTATCAAACAAGCTACAGTAGAAGGAGATAGTTGGGGAGGAATTGCCGAAATTGTGGTCAAAAACCCACCATCAGGCTTAGGTGAACCAGTTTTCGATAAACTAAAAGCAGACCTAGCTAAAGCCATACTCTCAATTCCTGCTGTTACAGGTTTTGAATACGGACTTGGCTTTAAAGCGGGAAGAATGAGAGGTAGTGAAGCAAATGACGAAATTATCGTTAAGGACGGAAGACTCAGGTGGAAAAACAATACTTCAGGAGGGATCTTAGGAGGGTTGTCTAACGGAGAAGATATAATATTACGTTGTGCTTTTAAGCCTACTAGCTCCATAAGAAAACCCCAGAAAACAGTAGATTTAAGGACTTACGAAGAGACTACGATATCTGTTATAGGTAGACACGATCCTGCAGTAGCAATTAGGGGAGTCTCAGTAGCTGAAGCGATGGTAGCCCTAGTCTTAGTAGACCATGCGATGAGGACTGGGTATATACCTACTGTAAAACTAACTGAGGAGCAAGCAAAAATAATAGAGGAAAGGTGGAGGAGGTACGTTGAGTTATGCAAACCTATGCAGGGGTCTCAGTAG
- a CDS encoding shikimate kinase, with the protein MQTYAGVSVVNALPSWYGSSMAINVKVDVKIRKSNECTTHPSQLINEIVSYFRENYNIPCIEVEVNSEIPPKSGLKSSSAVSSALIGEIVEKFQLPLKVWDVPVLSAILSLKSRVSYTGALDDASASFFGGVSYTYNKEFKIIDMKEPPSEISIIVIPRGNRAVSVDMAKLRKFEPLFREIFTLARQDVITAMKLNGLAVGIIMGYDLTLANEALKKGALAAGISGNGPSMFAVTKIGDEGVILDLFEKHAEKPIIVQPVGLCEQRLRNR; encoded by the coding sequence ATGCAAACCTATGCAGGGGTCTCAGTAGTTAACGCACTTCCAAGTTGGTACGGCTCATCAATGGCTATAAACGTTAAGGTTGACGTAAAAATAAGAAAGAGCAATGAGTGTACTACCCACCCATCTCAGCTGATAAACGAGATTGTGTCCTATTTTAGGGAGAACTATAATATACCTTGTATTGAAGTGGAGGTTAACTCCGAGATACCCCCGAAGAGCGGACTAAAAAGTAGTAGTGCTGTTTCCTCTGCTTTGATAGGGGAAATCGTAGAAAAGTTCCAGTTACCTCTAAAAGTCTGGGACGTACCAGTCCTCTCCGCAATTTTGTCTCTGAAGTCCCGTGTTTCGTATACCGGCGCGTTAGACGATGCCTCAGCTTCGTTCTTTGGAGGGGTATCTTATACGTATAATAAGGAATTTAAAATCATCGACATGAAAGAGCCACCCTCAGAGATCTCGATCATAGTCATACCAAGAGGCAACAGAGCTGTATCGGTGGATATGGCTAAGCTAAGAAAATTCGAACCCCTCTTTAGGGAGATCTTCACCTTAGCTAGACAAGATGTAATTACAGCCATGAAACTTAATGGGCTTGCTGTGGGAATAATCATGGGGTACGACCTTACTTTAGCGAACGAAGCTCTGAAAAAAGGTGCATTGGCAGCCGGTATTTCAGGAAACGGACCTTCCATGTTTGCTGTAACTAAGATAGGTGATGAAGGAGTTATTTTAGACCTTTTCGAAAAACATGCTGAGAAACCCATTATAGTCCAACCGGTGGGACTATGCGAGCAGAGATTAAGAAATCGATAA
- the aroA gene encoding 3-phosphoshikimate 1-carboxyvinyltransferase encodes MRAEIKKSIIRGKIKAPTSKSFGIRLILYSLLANVKLKNVSEPSDDIQIAKEVVKELGISEKGEFKFISNKSELKVPSSLYFGGSATTLRMIIPILAILGGKALLDGDTSLRRRPLNAIIEALKPYVTFSSTNLPTVIEGKLNTDHVRISGSESSQYISGFIYAFSLKGGGEIEIIPPISSKSYINMTIDLINSLGGRVTMKGNKIIVEEGEFKEYEGEIPGDYALSSFYAIASVVTGGEIDIYNLYPIPYYEGDHSIVKILRDMGVRTVVEDGSWSVRGAEKLRGIRINVDDFPDLAPSIASIAPFAGSETVIEGIKRLKTKESDRVHTITSTLKSFSVNVESDDQKIVIYPSDVKEGHIECPNDHRIAMLAGVLSLTSGGTVSNAECVSKSNPHFWKDLIYLGANIRLE; translated from the coding sequence ATGCGAGCAGAGATTAAGAAATCGATAATAAGAGGAAAAATAAAAGCCCCAACGTCAAAGAGTTTCGGCATCAGATTAATTCTTTACTCCTTATTAGCAAATGTCAAGTTAAAAAACGTCTCAGAACCCTCCGACGACATTCAAATTGCAAAAGAAGTGGTTAAAGAGCTAGGTATAAGTGAAAAAGGAGAGTTTAAGTTCATATCAAACAAATCAGAATTGAAAGTACCATCGTCATTATACTTCGGAGGTTCGGCAACGACACTGAGAATGATAATACCAATATTAGCAATATTAGGAGGGAAAGCCCTCTTAGACGGTGACACAAGTTTAAGAAGAAGACCCCTAAACGCTATTATCGAAGCATTAAAACCTTACGTCACTTTCTCCTCCACTAACTTACCTACGGTAATAGAGGGAAAGCTAAACACTGATCACGTTAGAATTAGCGGAAGTGAAAGTAGCCAGTACATATCTGGGTTCATATACGCTTTTTCTCTAAAGGGTGGGGGAGAAATAGAAATTATCCCACCTATCTCGTCTAAGAGTTACATAAACATGACAATCGACCTCATTAACTCCTTAGGTGGCAGAGTTACGATGAAGGGGAACAAAATAATAGTTGAGGAGGGAGAGTTTAAGGAATACGAAGGCGAAATACCCGGGGATTACGCCCTTTCCTCTTTTTACGCCATTGCCTCAGTCGTTACCGGGGGAGAGATAGATATATACAACCTTTATCCAATACCCTACTACGAGGGTGATCACAGCATAGTAAAGATACTAAGAGACATGGGGGTGAGGACTGTAGTTGAGGATGGTTCGTGGAGTGTTAGAGGAGCAGAAAAGTTAAGAGGGATAAGAATTAACGTTGACGATTTCCCAGACTTAGCACCCTCAATAGCGTCTATAGCCCCCTTCGCTGGGAGTGAAACCGTGATAGAAGGAATTAAGAGGTTAAAGACGAAAGAAAGTGACAGGGTCCATACTATCACCTCAACTCTGAAAAGTTTCTCTGTTAACGTTGAAAGTGATGACCAGAAAATTGTAATTTACCCCTCTGACGTTAAGGAGGGTCATATAGAATGTCCAAATGATCATAGAATTGCGATGTTAGCTGGAGTTCTTTCACTAACTTCAGGAGGAACGGTCTCCAATGCAGAGTGTGTAAGTAAAAGTAACCCCCATTTCTGGAAAGACTTAATTTACTTAGGGGCTAATATTAGACTAGAATGA
- a CDS encoding type I 3-dehydroquinate dehydratase: MTCVVASLPVRSIAELNERIKRLRDADLIELRLDYMHELPPVDEFIKKVEDFKDKTIVTVRDVNEGGVNKISESSKADFLKAIYKEGIIYDVEVRFLKRNIVPYENMIVSIHYFDYLPTFEEVRNNLSSYANRALVKVAVIGTGKYKQLLARVLEEFPNSAVMPMGVNPLERIAFSLLGSKLIYAHTGEETAKGQMYYKDVKNILSYFNVECEKLFPNPRL; this comes from the coding sequence ATGACGTGCGTAGTAGCGTCTTTACCGGTTAGAAGTATAGCAGAGTTAAATGAGAGGATAAAGAGGTTAAGGGATGCAGACCTAATAGAATTAAGGCTAGATTATATGCACGAATTACCACCAGTTGATGAGTTCATTAAAAAAGTTGAGGATTTCAAAGATAAAACTATAGTTACCGTAAGAGATGTAAACGAAGGGGGAGTTAATAAAATATCCGAATCTTCGAAAGCAGATTTTCTAAAAGCGATTTACAAAGAGGGCATTATTTACGACGTAGAGGTCAGGTTCCTTAAAAGAAATATCGTACCTTACGAGAATATGATAGTATCGATCCACTACTTTGACTACCTTCCTACCTTTGAAGAAGTGAGAAATAACTTGTCATCTTATGCAAATAGAGCCCTAGTAAAAGTAGCTGTAATCGGGACTGGAAAATATAAGCAACTCTTAGCCAGGGTCTTAGAGGAGTTTCCAAATTCAGCTGTAATGCCAATGGGTGTTAACCCGTTAGAGAGGATAGCCTTCAGCCTTCTGGGTTCAAAACTTATATATGCTCATACGGGAGAGGAAACAGCTAAAGGCCAAATGTATTATAAGGATGTTAAAAACATCCTTTCTTATTTCAACGTTGAATGTGAGAAATTGTTCCCTAATCCTCGATTATGA